The following proteins come from a genomic window of Phycisphaeraceae bacterium:
- the lnt gene encoding apolipoprotein N-acyltransferase, translated as MSQTVPTQVSPVREIRGIVSHFLYLLVSAVLLALAFPRPGIWYLAHIALVPMFVLALRSTSVRRLLWTGFTVGWLWWLVMIRWMIPVTTGGWIALAGYMAIYMPLALMLVRLLERKVRLPMTFALPLVWVSLEYVRCHGLEGGFAWFALGHSQGPVGPFAWSIPICQIADLFGQHGVSFLVAMSNGLLVDLVTRPLFSRHAKKNRLAPITAVAVASWLIAFLGAWIYGLTSMEASHAYFKRATVRLTASVVQTNIPQDNKDHGTDQQRRNDWERLLELTELAANDSSVVTGNQITSRRPSLIVWPETMVPLAVNPEAVVYQKPAESSHTAISASTRALHVALLVGSSALLDWRPYTVDGVEYVEPTRKYNSAFLYQADGVQDAKRYDKIHRVPFGEYIPWTDGRPALKKMFLKFLSPYGDFDYTIASGRSRTVFELPSDAADSKERIRFATPICFEDAMPHLCREMIYNEQGGKRADVLINLTNDGWFAGSDQPLQHLQIAAFRCIENRVCMARSVNTGISAFIDTSGHITGVVERDGRFENIDGFKSGELWADPRVTLFGRIGHTPIHVMMAVTAILVIYCLLPRKRA; from the coding sequence GTTTCCCCGTCCCGGTATCTGGTACCTAGCTCACATCGCACTGGTGCCGATGTTTGTCCTGGCACTTAGATCAACCTCCGTACGGCGCTTGCTCTGGACCGGTTTTACAGTTGGATGGCTGTGGTGGCTCGTCATGATTCGCTGGATGATCCCCGTCACTACCGGCGGCTGGATCGCACTGGCTGGATACATGGCTATTTACATGCCGCTTGCCCTTATGCTGGTCCGCCTGCTTGAGCGCAAGGTACGACTTCCGATGACTTTCGCGCTGCCGCTGGTGTGGGTGAGCCTTGAGTACGTCCGCTGTCATGGGCTTGAGGGTGGGTTTGCATGGTTTGCTTTGGGACACAGTCAGGGGCCTGTTGGTCCATTCGCCTGGTCGATTCCGATTTGTCAGATTGCGGACCTCTTTGGTCAACATGGAGTAAGTTTTCTGGTTGCGATGAGTAATGGCCTGTTGGTTGATCTTGTTACGCGCCCGCTGTTTTCACGACACGCAAAAAAAAATCGACTGGCTCCGATTACAGCCGTTGCGGTCGCATCATGGCTCATTGCATTTCTGGGAGCCTGGATTTACGGACTAACCAGCATGGAGGCAAGCCATGCGTACTTCAAGCGGGCAACCGTGCGTCTCACCGCCAGCGTCGTACAAACGAATATTCCTCAAGACAACAAAGATCACGGCACGGACCAGCAGCGCAGGAACGATTGGGAACGGTTGCTCGAACTGACAGAGTTAGCTGCGAATGATTCATCCGTAGTGACCGGCAACCAAATCACCAGCAGACGACCATCACTGATCGTTTGGCCCGAAACCATGGTTCCGTTGGCGGTCAATCCTGAAGCGGTTGTGTATCAGAAGCCTGCCGAATCGAGCCACACCGCGATCTCCGCGTCTACCAGAGCATTGCATGTAGCTTTGTTGGTTGGCAGCAGTGCGCTTCTTGATTGGCGACCTTACACAGTCGATGGTGTCGAGTATGTCGAGCCGACGAGGAAATACAACTCAGCTTTTCTCTACCAGGCTGACGGAGTTCAGGATGCAAAAAGGTACGACAAAATCCATCGGGTACCATTCGGCGAATATATTCCGTGGACAGACGGCCGGCCTGCGCTGAAAAAAATGTTTCTCAAGTTCCTGAGTCCCTATGGGGATTTCGACTACACCATTGCCTCCGGTCGTTCACGCACGGTCTTTGAATTGCCGAGCGATGCCGCGGACAGCAAGGAACGGATTCGCTTTGCTACGCCGATCTGCTTTGAGGATGCGATGCCCCATCTTTGCCGGGAGATGATCTACAACGAACAGGGAGGAAAACGAGCGGACGTATTGATTAACCTGACAAACGATGGATGGTTTGCGGGATCTGATCAGCCGCTGCAACATCTTCAGATCGCAGCGTTTCGTTGCATCGAAAACCGTGTGTGCATGGCACGCAGCGTCAATACGGGTATCAGTGCGTTCATCGACACGAGTGGCCATATCACAGGCGTTGTGGAGCGGGATGGACGGTTTGAAAATATCGATGGATTTAAGAGCGGCGAACTCTGGGCTGATCCGCGTGTAACCCTGTTTGGTCGCATCGGGCACACCCCGATCCATGTGATGATGGCAGTCACCGCTATTCTTGTCATTTACTGCCTGCTTCCCCGCAAGAGGGCATAA
- a CDS encoding HEAT repeat domain-containing protein — translation MIKRLLMLFIASVAFGCQTTQSTSEPAPASGSSATQPSLRELHDKAVEQVLASSQSSDPFLRANAIEAAQNLPDRVVPLVQLGLNDPHGVPRFAALVTVGKLRLRSLALDLSRFDNDPSPSIRAAALYARRANGQKVDFNPMRDFLVAQEPEVRGNAAMLLGILGDKSAVPLIKELSKVPMPRASPTKAAIVRIQQAEALVRLGDDASLAPLRAGVYSQFDEVRVLSTQLIGRVNDKAMQWAMLNLLKDPPIELQLAAAEALARFGHNNGLDVALTAASSELPTARGQAALTLGLFNDPRATSALANLLNDPEEGVRVAAAAAILGGKKR, via the coding sequence ATGATTAAGCGTCTGCTCATGCTGTTCATTGCGTCAGTGGCTTTCGGTTGTCAGACAACCCAATCCACATCAGAACCAGCTCCTGCCAGCGGTAGCTCCGCCACGCAACCATCATTGCGAGAACTGCACGACAAGGCTGTGGAACAGGTGCTTGCATCGTCGCAGAGCAGCGACCCGTTTTTACGGGCTAACGCCATCGAAGCAGCGCAGAATCTTCCCGATCGCGTTGTACCGCTCGTGCAGCTTGGCCTTAATGACCCGCACGGCGTCCCGCGTTTTGCGGCACTTGTAACCGTTGGAAAGCTGCGTCTTCGTTCATTGGCTTTGGATTTGTCACGCTTTGATAACGATCCGTCGCCATCCATTCGTGCAGCCGCGCTTTATGCCCGTCGCGCCAATGGACAGAAGGTGGACTTCAATCCGATGCGTGATTTTCTCGTGGCGCAGGAACCTGAAGTGCGCGGCAATGCTGCGATGTTATTGGGAATTCTCGGAGACAAAAGTGCGGTGCCGTTAATCAAGGAGCTTTCCAAAGTTCCGATGCCTCGCGCCAGTCCAACCAAGGCAGCGATCGTGCGCATCCAGCAGGCGGAGGCGCTGGTCCGATTGGGTGATGATGCATCCCTTGCGCCGCTCCGCGCGGGGGTTTACTCGCAGTTTGATGAGGTTCGCGTACTTTCAACGCAATTGATTGGTCGAGTCAATGACAAGGCGATGCAATGGGCAATGCTGAATTTACTGAAGGATCCACCGATTGAGCTCCAACTCGCTGCGGCGGAGGCTTTAGCGCGGTTTGGACATAACAACGGCCTCGACGTAGCGCTCACCGCTGCATCATCCGAATTGCCCACTGCACGAGGTCAGGCGGCGTTGACGCTGGGACTGTTTAACGATCCTCGTGCGACGTCAGCTTTGGCAAATCTGCTCAACGATCCCGAAGAGGGGGTACGGGTGGCGGCAGCGGCTGCGATTCTCGGCGGTAAGAAACGATAA
- a CDS encoding LON peptidase substrate-binding domain-containing protein: MAETLTIDFSVPVPLFPLPQCVLLPHATIPLHIFEPRYRQMVKDALDSRGLIAMASFDNKDWKSLYDGSPTLREHICLGYIIRHESLTGGKYNILLQGVCRARITKEIEADTLYRQALIEPTERRPPLLEIDLVDQRESLEALLADPLLKELTSVNAIHNWLTSEIPTSALIDLATMTMCESTEQRYSLLAEPDVLARAEWLEKLLRQTRHTLKLAQNFRPKDCPDGVNLN, translated from the coding sequence ATGGCAGAGACGCTTACGATTGATTTTTCGGTGCCGGTCCCGCTCTTTCCGTTGCCGCAATGCGTGCTGCTGCCGCACGCCACGATACCACTGCATATCTTTGAACCTCGCTATCGTCAGATGGTCAAAGATGCACTAGACTCGCGCGGCTTGATCGCGATGGCTTCTTTCGACAATAAGGACTGGAAGTCCCTGTATGACGGCTCGCCCACTCTGCGCGAGCATATCTGTCTGGGATATATCATCCGTCACGAATCGCTGACGGGTGGTAAATACAACATCCTTCTCCAGGGAGTCTGCCGGGCGCGAATCACAAAGGAAATTGAGGCCGATACGCTCTATCGTCAGGCTTTGATCGAGCCAACGGAACGACGACCACCGCTCCTGGAAATCGATCTGGTCGATCAGCGTGAGTCGCTTGAAGCATTGCTGGCCGACCCCCTGCTCAAAGAATTGACCAGTGTCAACGCGATTCACAACTGGTTGACTTCTGAAATTCCGACATCAGCTTTGATTGACTTGGCTACCATGACCATGTGTGAAAGCACCGAGCAACGCTACTCGCTGCTAGCGGAGCCGGACGTCCTCGCACGTGCCGAGTGGTTGGAAAAACTACTCAGACAGACACGACACACTTTGAAATTGGCACAGAACTTTCGCCCCAAGGATTGTCCAGATGGCGTGAACCTGAACTGA